In Meiothermus ruber DSM 1279, the following proteins share a genomic window:
- the aspS gene encoding aspartate--tRNA ligase, with protein MRRTLYCGELREHHAGQTVVLEGWVNRRRNLGGLIFIDLRDREGLAQVVVNPEAACFSEADRVRAEWVIRVEGSVRLRPADQLNAKLATGAVEVIAERIEVLAEAKTPPFPIDAGWRGEDDPHVGEEVRLRNRVVDLRRRRLHHNLRLRHKVVAAIYRFLDAHGFISVETPYLTRSTPEGARDFLVPSRLEPGHFYALPQSPQLFKQMLMVAGYDRYFQIARCFRDEDLRADRQPDFTQLDMEMSFVTQEDIIALNEELAAFILRETLGQEPPLPFPRLTYTEVMNRYGSDKPDLRFGLELQDVTEAFRGGEFRAFAGAEVVKALVVPGLLSRREIEALEATAKTKGAAGLAWARFENGALSGGIARYIPAHLPEQLGLTEGHTLLLVAGPWRKTVESLGAVRLELGRQLGLIEPGFKFLWVVDFPLLEWDEEAGRWTYMHHPFTSPNLEDLHLLDTDPGRVRAYAYDFVLNGSEIGGGSIRIHRRDLQERMFALLGIGPEEAQQKFGFLLEALSYGAPPHGGIAWGLDRFVAHLAGEESIREVIAFPKNKEGKETLTGAPAPVDEAQLAAVGLAVRSEV; from the coding sequence ATGCGTCGTACGCTTTACTGTGGGGAGTTACGCGAACATCATGCCGGTCAAACCGTGGTGCTGGAAGGCTGGGTCAACCGCAGGCGCAACCTGGGTGGCCTGATTTTTATAGACCTGCGCGACCGCGAGGGGCTGGCCCAGGTGGTGGTCAACCCCGAAGCCGCCTGTTTTAGCGAAGCCGACCGGGTGCGGGCCGAGTGGGTCATCCGCGTAGAAGGCTCGGTGCGCCTTCGCCCGGCCGATCAGCTCAACGCTAAACTCGCCACCGGGGCGGTGGAGGTCATCGCTGAGCGGATCGAGGTACTGGCCGAAGCCAAAACCCCGCCCTTCCCCATTGATGCGGGCTGGCGCGGCGAAGACGACCCACACGTGGGCGAAGAGGTGCGGCTCAGAAACCGGGTGGTGGATCTGCGGCGCAGGCGCCTGCACCACAACCTGCGGCTGCGGCATAAGGTGGTTGCGGCAATTTATCGCTTCCTGGACGCGCACGGGTTTATCAGTGTGGAGACCCCCTACCTCACCCGTTCAACCCCCGAGGGCGCACGGGACTTTCTGGTGCCCTCGAGGCTCGAGCCCGGCCATTTCTACGCACTACCCCAGTCGCCCCAACTTTTTAAGCAGATGTTGATGGTGGCTGGCTACGACCGCTATTTCCAGATCGCCCGCTGCTTCCGCGACGAGGATCTGCGGGCCGACCGCCAGCCCGACTTCACCCAGCTCGACATGGAGATGTCGTTTGTAACCCAGGAGGACATCATCGCGCTTAATGAGGAGCTGGCCGCTTTCATCCTGCGTGAGACCCTGGGCCAGGAACCCCCCCTCCCCTTCCCCCGCCTGACCTATACCGAGGTGATGAACCGCTACGGCTCAGACAAGCCCGACCTGCGCTTTGGGCTGGAGCTACAGGACGTAACCGAGGCCTTTAGGGGAGGTGAGTTTCGCGCGTTCGCCGGGGCCGAGGTGGTCAAGGCCCTGGTGGTGCCAGGTCTGCTATCACGCCGGGAGATCGAGGCCCTCGAGGCTACTGCAAAAACCAAAGGCGCCGCCGGCCTGGCCTGGGCCCGGTTCGAAAACGGGGCGCTATCGGGCGGGATTGCCCGCTACATCCCCGCCCACCTACCCGAGCAACTGGGCCTCACCGAGGGACATACCCTTCTGCTGGTGGCGGGCCCCTGGCGCAAAACCGTCGAGAGCCTGGGAGCGGTGCGGCTGGAGCTTGGACGGCAGCTTGGCCTGATTGAGCCGGGCTTTAAGTTCCTGTGGGTGGTGGACTTTCCGCTGCTGGAATGGGATGAGGAAGCCGGCCGCTGGACCTATATGCACCACCCTTTCACCAGCCCCAACCTGGAAGACCTGCACCTGCTGGATACCGACCCCGGTCGGGTGCGGGCCTATGCCTACGATTTCGTGCTCAACGGCAGCGAGATTGGCGGCGGCTCCATTCGCATTCATCGCCGCGACCTGCAGGAGCGTATGTTTGCCTTGCTGGGCATCGGGCCAGAGGAAGCCCAGCAGAAGTTTGGGTTTCTGCTCGAGGCCCTATCCTACGGCGCGCCACCCCACGGGGGGATCGCCTGGGGGCTGGATCGTTTCGTAGCCCACCTGGCCGGTGAGGAGTCAATCCGCGAAGTAATCGCCTTTCCCAAAAACAAAGAGGGCAAGGAGACCCTCACCGGCGCCCCCGCCCCGGTGGACGAGGCGCAGCTGGCCGCAGTGGGACTGGCCGTGCGGAGTGAGGTATGA